One genomic window of Sphingobacterium oryzagri includes the following:
- a CDS encoding DUF3823 domain-containing protein, producing the protein MKRTKIHFVIVSLFCTLIAACGLDNYDAPSVRLTGKVMYNSAPVGVRGSNESVRLQLWQDGFPLRTAIDVFVTQDGSFSSSLFNGKYKLITVSGNGPWAHSSDTVLIDVNGDTYIDFPVKPYYALSDVTYTLEGSVLRATLNISQVDAARNLDDISLLVNDTKFVDLGHFVNRATVSDADDGMVTLSLDVGENLASSTALFARVAAKINGITEAVYDARVEKIK; encoded by the coding sequence ATGAAAAGAACAAAAATACATTTCGTCATCGTGAGTTTATTTTGCACATTGATAGCCGCTTGTGGTTTGGATAACTATGATGCCCCATCCGTAAGATTGACGGGCAAAGTGATGTACAATAGTGCGCCCGTTGGCGTGCGCGGATCAAATGAATCGGTGCGCCTGCAACTCTGGCAAGACGGTTTTCCGTTAAGAACGGCTATTGATGTTTTCGTTACGCAAGATGGTTCTTTTTCCTCATCGCTTTTCAATGGCAAATATAAGTTGATTACCGTATCCGGAAATGGTCCTTGGGCTCATTCTTCGGATACCGTGCTGATCGATGTCAACGGCGATACATACATCGATTTTCCCGTAAAACCATACTACGCACTTTCCGACGTTACGTATACACTGGAAGGTTCGGTTCTTCGTGCGACATTAAACATCAGCCAAGTGGATGCTGCTCGAAATCTTGATGATATCAGTTTGTTGGTCAACGACACAAAGTTTGTTGATTTAGGACATTTTGTAAATCGGGCGACGGTAAGCGATGCGGATGATGGTATGGTTACGTTGAGTTTGGATGTGGGCGAGAATTTAGCGTCTTCCACCGCGCTGTTTGCACGGGTCGCCGCCAAGATAAATGGCATAACGGAGGCCGTTTACGATGCGCGGGTCGAAAAAATAAAATAG
- a CDS encoding sulfatase, with amino-acid sequence MINRGFWLFFLIVVSTPLRAQQQPYNVLFLLVDDLRPTIGAYGDKFASTPRMDDFAKNAFVFERAYSNQAVCVASRYNLLLGARSTSTGLYDFGRAFRDHYPKAVTMPEFYKNNGYITAAIGKVFHVGHNTYNDEQSWTLPHVYDLVIEYADKTKIGQTREEALFANVPWAEANKLAKGAAWECLDVDDQTYADGRVAQSAVERLAQLRKENQPFFLAVGFARPHLPFAVPKKYWDRYMESQIPMPKVQTNPQNALPFANKRDGEIVQYQQIPTAAEADPFPDSLTRKLIHGYYAGVSYVDEQIGKVLQQLKETGLDKNTIVVLWGDHGYLLGEMGMWTKHVNHELANRIPLMLHIPGLAGQRHTAALVETVDIFPTLTELCGLPAIMGEQPIDGKSLVPFLYNNEKKTKDYVYHCFPRDGKLGRAIRDERYRLIAWQPLDASAPAQYELYDYANGLVEQANIWTATHPAFIKLKGYLDREPYPAPSRQESKQKEQ; translated from the coding sequence ATGATAAACAGAGGATTTTGGTTGTTTTTTTTAATTGTTGTATCAACGCCATTGCGTGCGCAGCAACAACCGTACAATGTGCTTTTTTTATTGGTAGACGATTTGCGCCCTACGATTGGCGCCTATGGCGACAAGTTTGCGAGCACGCCACGGATGGATGATTTTGCTAAAAATGCCTTTGTTTTTGAACGGGCTTACAGCAATCAAGCCGTATGTGTGGCTTCGCGCTATAACCTGCTGCTCGGTGCGCGATCTACCTCGACCGGATTATACGACTTCGGGCGTGCTTTTCGAGATCATTATCCGAAGGCGGTTACCATGCCGGAGTTTTATAAAAACAATGGATACATTACGGCGGCTATCGGAAAGGTGTTTCACGTGGGACACAACACCTACAACGACGAACAATCGTGGACACTTCCGCATGTATACGACTTGGTTATCGAGTATGCTGATAAAACTAAAATAGGACAGACGCGTGAAGAAGCGCTATTTGCTAATGTGCCTTGGGCAGAAGCAAATAAATTGGCCAAAGGTGCTGCTTGGGAGTGTTTGGATGTGGACGATCAGACCTATGCCGATGGGCGTGTAGCACAATCGGCGGTAGAGCGCCTGGCACAATTAAGAAAAGAAAACCAACCCTTTTTTTTGGCGGTGGGCTTTGCGCGGCCGCATTTGCCTTTTGCTGTGCCGAAAAAATATTGGGATCGGTATATGGAGTCGCAGATTCCGATGCCTAAAGTCCAGACCAACCCGCAGAACGCCTTGCCTTTTGCAAATAAGCGAGATGGAGAGATTGTGCAATACCAGCAGATTCCCACGGCGGCAGAAGCAGATCCTTTTCCTGATAGCTTAACGCGTAAACTGATCCACGGATATTATGCTGGTGTAAGTTATGTAGATGAGCAAATTGGTAAAGTGCTGCAACAGCTAAAGGAAACAGGGCTCGACAAAAATACGATCGTGGTGCTTTGGGGCGACCATGGCTATCTGCTGGGCGAAATGGGGATGTGGACCAAGCATGTAAACCATGAATTGGCCAATCGTATTCCGCTTATGTTGCATATTCCGGGACTAGCAGGGCAGCGCCATACGGCAGCACTTGTCGAAACGGTAGATATTTTCCCGACACTGACCGAGCTTTGTGGTTTACCGGCCATAATGGGCGAACAGCCGATTGATGGGAAAAGCTTAGTCCCATTTTTATACAATAATGAAAAGAAAACAAAAGACTACGTGTATCATTGCTTTCCGCGTGACGGAAAATTAGGGCGGGCTATTCGCGACGAAAGGTATCGGCTTATTGCTTGGCAACCACTGGATGCCAGTGCTCCCGCGCAGTACGAGCTTTATGATTATGCAAACGGGCTTGTTGAGCAAGCAAACATTTGGACAGCAACGCATCCGGCTTTTATTAAACTGAAAGGCTATCTAGATCGAGAGCCTTACCCGGCTCCATCCCGACAAGAAAGTAAACAAAAAGAACAATAA